The DNA window TGCAGCGTGCGCAGCTGGTCCAGTACCAGCGCGTGGGCGTGGGCCGGCGTGAGGTCGAGCGCGCGACGGCCGAAATGTGCGCGATCGAGATGGGAGGGGTGTGCACCGATGGCCACGCCATGCTGCAGGCACAGGGCCACGGTCTGGCGCATGGTCGCAGCGTCGCCGGCATGTCCGCCGCAGGCGATGCTGGCCGAGGAAATGTAGGGCATGACCGCGGCATCGTCGCAGCCTTCGCCCAGGTCGCAGTTGAAATCCAGGGAGCGGGTCATCGCCTCGCCGCGTGCAGGGCCAACCCGATTCTGGCCATGCGCGCACGCACCTCGCAAGCGGCGGCCTGGGCCTGTGCCAGGGTGACCGCCTCGAACCACATCGCTTGCCCGGGACGCAGCTGGGCCAGCCGCGGCAGGTCGGCGCCGATCACGTGGCCCAGCCGTGGATAGCCACCGACGGTCTGCGCATCGGCCAGCAGCACGATGGGTTGTCCATCGGGCGGAAGCTGGAGCGTGCCGGGGGCCACCGGTTCGGACAGGCCGGGGCCGGGCGCGTCGGGCAGCGGCGGTCCCTGCAGGCGCAGCCCCTGCCGGTCGCTGCGCGGGCTGGCCTGCCAGGCCGTGCCGGCCAGGGCCTGCGCGGCGGCCACGGTGCTAGGAACGTAGCGGATTGGCGCCGGCGCCGGGGTGGGATCGACCCACCAGCGCGGCCAGTGCGGCAACCGTCCATGGATCGCGGACGGCGCGTCGACGGGGAGCCTGTCGCCGGCCTGCAAGGCGCGCCCCTCCAGACCGCCGAAACCGCCACGCAGGTCGGTGCTGCGGCTGCCCAGGACCGGCGTGACCGCGAAGCCGCCGGCCACGGCGAGGTAGCTGCGGATTCCGTCGCCAATCCCGCCCAACACCAGTGTGCCGGCCGGAACTTGCACCGGACGCCCCATCGGGATCGATGTGCCGTCCAGGCGCGCCTGGATCCGGGCCCCGGTCAGGGCGATCGTCGCCGGCGCGGGCAGGCGCAGGGTCGGGCCGCGCAGGGTCAGTTCGAGCACGGCGGCCTGGGCGGGGTTGTCGACCAGGCGGTTGGCCAGCCACGCCGCGAGCGGGTCGAGTGCACCGGCCACGGCCACGCCAAGATGGCGCAAGCCCGTGCGGCCGGTGTCCTGGACGGTGGTCAGCAGGCCGGGCGCGAGGACCTCCCAGGCACTCACCGCCCCGACGCCTCGAACTGCTCCGGCGAGATCGCCACGAAACGCACGACATCGCCCGGGGCAAGCAGGGCCGGCGTGGCACGCGTGGCGTCGAACAGGCGCAGCGGCGTGCGCCCCAGCAAGCGCCAGCCGCCGGGCGATTCACGTGGATAGACGCCGGTCTGCGCGCCACCGATGGCGACCGATCCGGCGGGGACGCGGGCGCGCGGCGTGGCCAGGCGCGGCAGGGCCAGCGCCGCGTCCAGGCCCAGCAGATAAGGGAAGCCCGGCGCGAAGCCGGTCATGGCCACGGTGTAGCGGCCCGCGGTGTGGCGTGCGATCAGCGATTCGGGCGATAGCTCCAGCTCGGCCGCCGCGCTGTCAAGGTCCTGCCCGTAGGCACCGCCGTAGCAGACGGGCAGCTCGATCACGCGCGCTGCGGGAGGGCGCAGCGTGCGCGCACTGTTGTCCAGATGGCTTTCGATCCAGCGCCGGACCTGCGCATGCGCGTCGTCTTGCCACGCAACCGGATCGAAGAACACCGCCACGCTGGCATAGGCGGGCACCACGTCGCGCAACCAGTCCGGCGCCGCCTCGCGCAGCGCGTCGGCCAGGGCGAGCGCCTGGCGATTGAGGGTGGGATCGATGGTCTGGCCCAGGCGGACCAGCAGGGCGTCGTCGGCGAGGGCTTCGAACGCGGGTGTCATCAGCGCAGCAGGCTGCGCCAGCGGACGCGTTGCGCTTCCAAGGCGTCAGGCGCGTGGCGCACGGCCGTGCCACTGCCCCAGACCGGGCCGGGCCAGGCCGCGTCTGCGGCGTGACGTCCGACCAGGTGCACGTGGAGCTGGCGCACGATGTTGCCCAGTGCGCCGATGTTGAGCTTCTCGATGCCCGGCTCGGCGCGCAGCAGCGCCCCGGCCTGGTTGACCTCGGCCAGCAGCAGGCGCTGCTGGCCGCCGTCCAGTTCGATCCACTCGGTGGCTCCGGCCACGCGCGGCACCAGCACCAGCCACGGGAAGCGCGTGTCGTCCATCAGCCGCACCTGCGACAAGGGGCCATCGGCGACGAAGACGCTGTCGGCGGCCAGGCGCGGATCGAGCTGGAAGTCGGTCATGCCCGGCGCCTAGCCGATGTTTTCCTGCAGGAAGGCCACCGCACGGCCGAAGGCCAGCTTGGCGCTGGGCTCGTCGTAGACCGCAGGGCTGGCGTCGCGGTTGAAGGCATGGTTGGCCGGATAGGTGAAGACATCCATGTCCGGCCAGGCCTTGCGCTGGGCGTCGACGATGTCCGGGGTGATGTGCGCGTCCTGCTCGCCGAAGTGGAACTGCACCGGCGCCTTCAGCGGCTGGTCCACGAACTGACCGTTGCGGCCGCCGTAGTAGCTGATGCTCGGCAGGCCCAGGCGCTGGGCCGAGAGCAGGGCGACGGTGCCGCCCCAGCAGTAGCCGACGGTGGCGACCTTCTCGTGGCCGGCGGCGGTGCGCGCGGCCTTGGCG is part of the Pseudoxanthomonas sp. JBR18 genome and encodes:
- a CDS encoding biotin-dependent carboxyltransferase family protein, which produces MSAWEVLAPGLLTTVQDTGRTGLRHLGVAVAGALDPLAAWLANRLVDNPAQAAVLELTLRGPTLRLPAPATIALTGARIQARLDGTSIPMGRPVQVPAGTLVLGGIGDGIRSYLAVAGGFAVTPVLGSRSTDLRGGFGGLEGRALQAGDRLPVDAPSAIHGRLPHWPRWWVDPTPAPAPIRYVPSTVAAAQALAGTAWQASPRSDRQGLRLQGPPLPDAPGPGLSEPVAPGTLQLPPDGQPIVLLADAQTVGGYPRLGHVIGADLPRLAQLRPGQAMWFEAVTLAQAQAAACEVRARMARIGLALHAARR
- the pxpB gene encoding 5-oxoprolinase subunit PxpB, yielding MTPAFEALADDALLVRLGQTIDPTLNRQALALADALREAAPDWLRDVVPAYASVAVFFDPVAWQDDAHAQVRRWIESHLDNSARTLRPPAARVIELPVCYGGAYGQDLDSAAAELELSPESLIARHTAGRYTVAMTGFAPGFPYLLGLDAALALPRLATPRARVPAGSVAIGGAQTGVYPRESPGGWRLLGRTPLRLFDATRATPALLAPGDVVRFVAISPEQFEASGR
- a CDS encoding HIT family protein, coding for MTDFQLDPRLAADSVFVADGPLSQVRLMDDTRFPWLVLVPRVAGATEWIELDGGQQRLLLAEVNQAGALLRAEPGIEKLNIGALGNIVRQLHVHLVGRHAADAAWPGPVWGSGTAVRHAPDALEAQRVRWRSLLR
- a CDS encoding dienelactone hydrolase family protein, coding for MGQWITLTTAKGPVAAWQADPVGTPRGSLVVIQEIFGVTQHIREVAEQYAEQGYLAIAPAFFDLVEPGLELPYDDAGMKRGLEIVGEIGLDAAVDVVEIAAKAARTAAGHEKVATVGYCWGGTVALLSAQRLGLPSISYYGGRNGQFVDQPLKAPVQFHFGEQDAHITPDIVDAQRKAWPDMDVFTYPANHAFNRDASPAVYDEPSAKLAFGRAVAFLQENIG